One window of Bacillus sp. FJAT-45350 genomic DNA carries:
- a CDS encoding Lrp/AsnC family transcriptional regulator, with protein MDNKDVEVLHIIEENGRIAIESLAKMVDLSVEETKLILKELEDNKVILSYSAVIDWSKVNENEGVTAMIDVKVTPQRGVGFDDIAERIYRFPEVKALYLMSGAYDLSVVIEGKSMSEIARFVSDKLSTLDSVLSTTTHFQLKKYKHDGVVFEDGEEDKRIVVSP; from the coding sequence ATGGATAATAAAGATGTAGAAGTCTTACATATAATAGAGGAAAATGGAAGAATTGCTATAGAGTCGCTAGCCAAGATGGTTGACCTTTCAGTAGAGGAAACAAAACTAATCTTAAAAGAGCTTGAAGATAATAAAGTCATCCTAAGTTACTCTGCAGTAATTGATTGGAGTAAGGTAAATGAAAACGAAGGTGTGACAGCGATGATTGATGTCAAAGTAACCCCACAACGTGGCGTTGGTTTTGATGATATTGCTGAGAGAATTTACCGATTCCCTGAAGTGAAGGCATTGTATTTAATGTCAGGAGCATATGACTTATCGGTAGTAATTGAAGGGAAATCAATGTCTGAAATAGCAAGATTTGTTTCAGATAAATTATCAACTCTTGATTCTGTTCTATCGACAACTACACATTTCCAATTGAAAAAATATAAGCATGATGGTGTTGTGTTTGAAGACGGAGAAGAGGATAAAAGGATTGTGGTGTCACCATGA
- a CDS encoding aminotransferase, which yields MTNSLKMNQRLSNRVQSIKPSGIRRFFDLASTMDNIISLGVGEPDFVTPWNVREASIASMEQGYTAYTANAGIIELREEISRYMYERFHVNYNPHDEVLVTVGASEAIDLAIRAIINPGDEVIVVEPSFVSYAPVVSLAGGVPVPIGTSKENDFKLTPAQIEKVITDKTKAIMLCFPNNPTGSVMTKEELETIAKVVEKYDLLVLSDEIYAELSYDHEHHCFSRIEGMRERTVIISGFSKAFAMTGWRLGYATGPEDIISAMLKIHQYTMMCASTQAQFGALEALRSGLDDVNKMVQSYRQRRNFIVKSFAEIGMPCHTPGGAFYAFPSISETGFTSEQFAEKLLMEERVAVVPGNVFGAGGEGHIRCSYATSMDNLEEAVKRIQRFLKKAKQV from the coding sequence ATGACAAACTCTTTAAAAATGAATCAACGTCTATCAAATCGTGTTCAATCAATTAAACCATCGGGTATTCGTCGTTTTTTTGATTTAGCCTCTACGATGGATAACATCATATCCCTAGGTGTTGGGGAACCAGACTTTGTTACTCCTTGGAATGTTCGAGAGGCAAGTATTGCATCTATGGAACAAGGATATACTGCATATACGGCGAACGCAGGTATTATTGAACTACGTGAAGAAATTTCAAGATACATGTATGAACGTTTTCACGTGAACTATAATCCGCACGACGAAGTGTTGGTTACAGTTGGCGCAAGCGAAGCAATTGACCTTGCAATACGTGCGATTATTAATCCTGGAGATGAAGTAATTGTTGTAGAACCTAGCTTCGTTTCTTACGCACCGGTCGTTTCATTAGCGGGTGGCGTTCCTGTACCTATTGGAACAAGTAAGGAAAATGATTTCAAATTAACTCCTGCTCAAATAGAAAAAGTAATTACTGATAAGACAAAAGCAATTATGCTTTGTTTTCCGAATAATCCAACAGGGTCTGTTATGACGAAAGAAGAGCTTGAAACAATTGCGAAGGTAGTAGAGAAATATGACTTACTTGTCCTTTCTGATGAAATCTACGCAGAGCTTTCTTATGACCATGAGCATCACTGTTTTTCAAGAATTGAAGGTATGAGAGAGCGTACGGTCATTATTTCCGGTTTTTCAAAAGCTTTTGCGATGACTGGCTGGAGACTTGGATATGCAACTGGTCCGGAGGATATCATTTCAGCAATGTTAAAAATCCATCAATACACAATGATGTGTGCTTCAACACAAGCTCAATTCGGAGCATTGGAAGCATTACGTTCAGGGTTAGATGATGTTAATAAAATGGTACAGTCCTACCGCCAGCGTCGTAATTTTATTGTAAAATCATTTGCTGAAATCGGTATGCCTTGTCATACACCTGGCGGAGCATTCTATGCGTTCCCATCTATTTCTGAAACAGGATTTACATCTGAACAATTTGCTGAGAAACTTTTAATGGAAGAACGAGTGGCAGTTGTACCAGGAAATGTGTTTGGGGCAGGTGGAGAAGGTCATATTCGCTGTTCGTATGCAACTTCAATGGATAACTTAGAAGAAGCGGTCAAAAGAATTCAACGCTTTCTTAAAAAGGCTAAGCAAGTATAA